A genomic window from Anas platyrhynchos isolate ZD024472 breed Pekin duck chromosome 13, IASCAAS_PekinDuck_T2T, whole genome shotgun sequence includes:
- the LSM3 gene encoding U6 snRNA-associated Sm-like protein LSm3: MADEVDQQQTTNTVEEPLDLIRLSLDERIYVKMRNDRELRGRLHAYDQHLNMILGDVEETVTTIEIDEETYEEIYKSTKRNIPMLFVRGDGVVLVAPPLRVG, encoded by the exons ATGGCGGATGAGGTGGATCAG caacaaacaacaaatactGTAGAGGAGCCACTTGATCTCATCAGACTCAGTCTAGATGAGCGAATCTATGTTAAAATGAGGAATGACAGAGAACTGAGAGGCAGACTACAC GCATATGATCAGCACTTAAATATGATTCTGGGTGATGTAGAAGAAACTGTAACAACAATAGAGATTGATGAAGAAACCTATGAAGAAATTTATAAA TCTACCAAAAGGAATATTCCGATGCTCTTTGTCAGAGGTGACGGCGTTGTGCTTGTAGCTCCCCCGTTGAGGGTTGGCTGA
- the XPC gene encoding DNA repair protein complementing XP-C cells isoform X2 → MARKRKASIPAATASKKRPGGPRDEVKKEKEEEEEEEEDDFEEKKPSIKKNKPKVPATKKKEDSDPGVSKSANKPSKQKGVKLLAKENKKITENKGNHSKEQTCSDSLKPPQRETKLKRESSVKKEMDEDNTDNDDDDDESEDEWEDVEELQEPVTDKLEEAAVHSSVALPSNPVEIEIETPEQRKKRERREKRKSEFETYLRRMMKRFSKEVREDTHKVHLLCLLANGFYRNRICSQPDLHAIGLSIIPTRFTKVSAGQVDVLYLSNFVKWFIGTFTVNDELSIEKGEPLQSTLERRFAIYAARDDEELVHIFLIILRALQLLCRLVLSLQPVPLKETTAKGKGSSKRQSLSSTSEGRESSGTTPKAVAKKCPCKKAKKDEKSSGSEEDNKEPEKPRTARTKRTHKSKLTSGSQEQKEIGNEESGLGEKDVPVKPKNNRRRRVASKVCYKEESGSDEDSASDFEVSEEESDLSDEDFVTVSKKQRRSLGSQKSKLTSIKSPKTETSESKQSKNCSGVEPRPAKSTAPALPHAPRKRNKIISSDEDDGQQLVRKVIGTDQWLEVYLEREDKWVCVDCVHGSVGQPQQCFKYSTKPLYYVVGFDNDGSVKDVTQRYDPVWMTTTRKNRVDPEWWEDTLQPYRSPFVERDEKEEKEFQVKLQDQPLPTAIGEYKNHPLYALKRHLLKYQAIYPESAAILGYCRGEAVYSRDCVHTLHSKDTWLKQARVVRIGEVPYKMVKGYSNQARKARLAEPANRDKEDLALFGRWQTEEYQPPIAVDGKVPRNEYGNVYLFLPSMLPVGCVQLRLPNLNRLARKLDIDCAQAITGFDFHGGYSHPVS, encoded by the exons ATGGCGAGGAAACGCAAAGCCTCCATCCCGGCGGCGACTGCCAGCAAGAAGCGTCCCGGGGGGCCGCGGGATGAggtgaagaaagagaaggaagaggaggaggaggaggaggaag ATGATTTTGAAGAGAAGAAGCCCAGTATAAAGAAGAACAAACCCAAAGTTCCAGCTACgaagaagaaagaagactcTGATCCTGGAGTTTCCAAGTCAGCAAATAaaccttcaaaacaaaaaggggTAAAATTgctagcaaaagaaaataaaaaaatcacagaaaataaaggaaatcatAGCAAAGAGCAAACCTGCAG TGATTCACTGAAGCCCCCTCAGAGGGAGACAAAGTTGAAGAGAGAATCTTCTGTTAAAAAGGAGATGGATGAAGACAATACTGACAACGATGATGACGATGATGAAAGTGAAGATGAATGGGAGGATGTGGAAG AACTCCAGGAACCTGTCACAGATAAGTTAGAAGAAGCTGCTGTTCATTCCTCAGTGGCGCTGCCAAGTAATCCGGTTGAGATAGAGATTGAAACGCCAGAACAACgtaagaaaagagagagaag agaaaaaaggaaatctgaGTTTGAGACCTATCTTCGGAGAATGATGAAACGTTTCAGCAAGGAGGTTCGTGAGGACACGCATAAG GTTCACCTCTTGTGTTTATTAGCGAATGGTTTCTATAGGAACAGGATCTGCAGCCAGCCAGATCTTCATGCCATTGGTCTGTCCATCATCCCCACACGCTTCACAAAAGTGTCTGCAGGCCAAGTGGACGTTCTCTACCTTTCCAACTTCGTGAAATG GTTTATTGGAACCTTCACTGTCAATGATGAGCTCTCCATTGAAAAAGGAGAGCCCCTTCAGTCAACCTTGGAGAGGCGCTTTGCCATCTATGCTGCACGAGACGATGAAGAGTTGGTTCAT atatttttaattattctccGAGCATTACAACTACTGTGTCGCCTTGTGCTGTCTCTTCAGCCTGTTCCTCTCAAGGAGACAACAGCAAAG GGAAAAGGCTCATCCAAGAGGCAGTCACTCAGCAGTACCTCTGAAGGGCGGGAAAGCTCTGGCACAACACCCAAAGCCGTGGCAAAAAAATGCCCCTGCAAAAAAGCCAAGAAGGATGAGAAATCCTCAGGGAGTGAAGAAGACAACAAGGAGCCAGAGAAACCCAGAACTGCTCGGACCAAAAGGACACACAAGTCGAAGCTGACTTcaggcagccaggagcagaagGAAATTGGTAATGAGGAGAGTGGTTTAGGGGAAAAAGATGTACCTGTCAAGCCCAAGAACAATCGCAGGAGACGAGTGGCCTCCAAAGTGTGTTACAAAGAAGAGAGTGGAAGTGATGAGGACAGTGCTTCTGACTTTGAGGTTTCAGAGGAGGAGAGTGATCTCTCTGATGAGGATTTCGTAACTGTATCTAAAAAACAGAGAAGGTCATTGGGCTCCCAGAAATCAAAGCTAACGTCTATCAAAAGCCCCAAAACTGAGACTTCAGAATCAAAGCAATCCAAAAATTGTTCTGGAGTTGAGCCCAGACCAGCCAAAAGCACGGCTCCAGCATTGCCTCATGCACCGAGAAAGAGGAACAAAATCATTTCTAGTGATGAGGATGATGGGCAGCAGCTGGTAAGGAAAGTCATTGGCACAGACCAGTGGCTAGAGGTTTACCTTGAGCGTGAGGACAAGTGGGTGTGTGTGGACTGCGTTCATGGCAGTGTTGGTCAGCCCCAGCAGTGCTTCAAATATTCCACAAAGCCACTTTACTATGTTGTTGGATTTGACAACGATGGGAGCGTCAAGGACGTGACACAAAGATATGACCCAGTGTGGATGACCACAACGAGGAAGAACCGTGTGGACCCTGAGTGGTGGGAGGACACGCTGCAGCCATATAGAAGTCCCTTTGTGGAAAGAGAcgagaaggaggaaaaggag TTTCAAGTTAAGCTTCAAGATCAACCTCTACCAACAGCAATTGGAGAGTACAAGAACCACCCTCTTTATGCACTAAAGAGGCATCTCTTGAAGTATCAGGCAATCTATCCTGAGTCAGCTGCTATCCTAGGGTACTGCAGGGGAGAGGCTGTCTACTCCAG AGATTGTGTACACACGCTCCACTCCAAGGACACTTGGCTAAAGCAGGCTCGAGTAGTGAGGATTGGAGAAGTACCTTACAAG ATGGTGAAGGGATATTCCAACCAGGCAAGGAAGGCACGCCTTGCAGAGCCTGCAAACCGGGACAAAGAGGACCTGGCACTGTTTGGTCGCTGGCAGACAGAGGAGTACCAGCCGCCTATAGCAGTGGATGGAAAG GTTCCTCGGAATGAGTATGGAAACGTCTATCTCTTCTTGCCATCCATGTTACCTGTTGGCTGTGTGCAGCTCAGACTCCCCAACCTGAACAGATTGGCACGGAAGCTGGACATTGACTGTGCTCAAGCAATCACAGGATTTGATTTTCATGGTGGCTACTCGCACCCAGT tagCTGA